In a single window of the Spirochaetota bacterium genome:
- a CDS encoding AAA family ATPase — MNTTGIIGHQSQINRLDLILKSRNIPNTILFSGPPSIGKRTIALRFLNALFCESNNPPCLNCSACNQIAKGILPDLIAISPNDKGIIPIGDRNKREAGSIRWLIERTSRKSFFNKTGVLIDRVDRATEEGQNALLKSIEEPGDSLFIILITSNRTKLLPTILSRCFEIRYSHLSKEEILKIIECEDLPQHDLDFIADISGGSVEIALLLLNKDIRFEILKICNEISSFLNEKTILNLNFEIMKKNISIDLLLKIITNIYRHNLLSLISDNKNDPNIDGIYIKDDQKLFALLKILLVLGRGAIYNLKPEIALKGMLHALYNNSFEDMSMLKVPNLVLGG; from the coding sequence ATGAATACCACTGGGATAATAGGGCATCAGAGTCAAATTAATAGGTTAGATTTAATTCTGAAAAGTCGAAATATCCCCAACACGATTTTATTCAGCGGACCTCCCAGCATTGGCAAAAGGACAATTGCACTTCGATTCCTAAATGCCCTCTTCTGCGAAAGCAACAATCCACCATGTTTAAATTGCTCAGCTTGCAATCAGATTGCCAAGGGAATTCTACCCGATCTTATAGCGATATCTCCAAATGATAAGGGAATAATACCAATTGGAGATAGAAATAAGAGAGAAGCTGGAAGCATCAGATGGCTTATTGAGAGGACATCCAGAAAATCATTCTTTAACAAAACCGGAGTTCTTATAGATAGGGTTGATAGAGCCACTGAGGAGGGACAGAATGCGCTCCTAAAAAGTATTGAGGAGCCCGGGGACTCCCTTTTTATTATACTGATCACCTCAAATAGGACGAAACTACTCCCTACAATATTATCAAGGTGTTTCGAGATTCGGTATTCACACCTTTCAAAGGAAGAAATATTGAAAATAATAGAATGTGAGGATTTACCTCAGCATGATCTTGATTTTATTGCTGATATCTCAGGTGGATCAGTAGAAATCGCTCTATTGCTTTTAAACAAGGATATCCGATTTGAAATATTAAAGATCTGCAATGAAATTTCATCATTCCTTAACGAGAAGACCATTCTTAATTTAAACTTTGAGATAATGAAGAAGAATATCAGCATCGATCTTTTATTGAAGATAATAACAAACATCTACAGACATAACCTATTATCTTTAATCTCTGACAATAAAAATGACCCCAACATTGATGGGATTTATATTAAGGATGATCAAAAGTTATTTGCTTTGCTTAAAATACTACTTGTCTTGGGAAGGGGCGCTATCTATAATTTGAAACCCGAAATTGCGTTAAAGGGCATGCTGCATGCACTATATAATAATTCTTTTGAAGACATGTCAATGTTGAAGGTCCCTAATCTTGTTTTAGGAGGATAA
- a CDS encoding phosphatase PAP2 family protein translates to MEQEIAIFFWNLRDTFLFNIFEFISGKFYILLTSSIFISYAVYKLKKGSLRFFIVVALSVSFSDIFCYRVLKPMIGRDRPKVELNITQRSISKRAKDYSMPSNHASNISAFFIVYFFLVRRFFGILLINSLLICLSRIILVKHYPTDILLGIAVGITVGLFSVYLSSFFIRDETLE, encoded by the coding sequence TTGGAACAGGAAATAGCAATTTTTTTCTGGAATTTAAGGGATACTTTTTTATTTAATATCTTTGAGTTTATATCTGGCAAGTTTTATATATTGTTAACTTCAAGTATCTTTATTTCATATGCGGTTTATAAACTTAAAAAGGGATCTTTACGATTTTTTATTGTTGTTGCATTATCAGTGTCTTTCTCTGATATCTTTTGTTACAGGGTATTGAAACCTATGATTGGCAGGGATAGACCTAAGGTAGAATTAAACATAACTCAAAGATCAATCTCAAAGAGAGCTAAGGATTATTCAATGCCATCGAATCATGCATCGAATATCTCAGCATTTTTTATTGTCTACTTTTTCTTAGTTAGGAGATTTTTTGGTATACTCTTAATTAACTCCCTTCTCATTTGTCTCTCAAGGATCATTCTGGTTAAACATTATCCAACCGATATTCTGTTGGGGATTGCTGTAGGAATTACAGTAGGGCTATTCTCAGTATACCTTTCATCTTTTTTTATTCGAGATGAGACGCTGGAGTAA
- the metG gene encoding methionine--tRNA ligase, which yields MNKCFYITTPIYYVNAEPHIGHAYSTILADFLNRFYQMLDYTSYFLTGTDEHGTKILEAAIHNNCSAQEYADRISQLFRQTWTDMDIRFDDFIRTTEERHKRVVHLILQRIYDNGDIYFGSYGGDYCVGCERFIAAKDIIDGKCPEHNKELEYIEENNYFFKMSRYQDWLVNHIKNTPGFIRPERYKNEVLSIIEGDILEDLCISRPRSRLEWGIPLPFDDNYVTYVWSDALINYISAIGYPDDDRFRKYWPVSQHIIAKDILKPHGIFWPTMLKAAGIEPYKHLNVHGYWNMDEAKMSKSLGNVVNPKELIKKYGNDQIRYFFLREMTFGLDAKFSEEAIINRINYDLANDLGNLIKRTFNMIEKYFNNRIPPFCPQYPMGRIQLSENLKSSMKEYIKNVEKFQFSIGLERLWEFVRSLNKYIDENKPWELAKDEKRSALSSTLRNLLESIHSISILLSPVCINISPKIIDALNAKNANRDINEIISLNLLEDNQEIKDIGVLFPRHIKEKKENVSDVNEGLIDISDFEKVDIRVAKILEASKIEGSDNLLQLKVDSGHDTRTIIAGIAKFYLPENLIDKKILLVANLKVATIFKRKSYGMLLAARNKKDKKPILIEIDEKIPVGARLS from the coding sequence ATGAATAAATGTTTCTATATTACTACTCCAATATATTATGTCAACGCTGAACCCCATATTGGACATGCTTATTCCACTATTTTGGCAGATTTTCTTAATAGATTCTATCAAATGTTGGACTACACTTCGTATTTTTTAACTGGTACTGATGAACATGGCACCAAGATATTGGAGGCAGCCATACACAATAATTGCAGCGCTCAAGAATATGCGGACAGGATCAGCCAACTCTTTAGGCAGACATGGACTGATATGGATATCAGGTTTGATGATTTTATCAGAACAACAGAGGAGAGACACAAAAGGGTTGTACACCTGATACTACAGAGGATCTATGATAACGGAGATATCTATTTTGGGAGTTATGGTGGGGATTATTGTGTCGGTTGTGAAAGATTTATTGCTGCAAAGGATATTATTGATGGGAAGTGCCCTGAACACAATAAGGAGTTAGAGTACATTGAAGAGAATAATTACTTTTTCAAAATGAGCAGATATCAGGACTGGCTTGTTAATCATATAAAAAATACACCTGGTTTCATTAGACCTGAGAGGTATAAGAATGAGGTTTTATCTATTATAGAGGGAGATATTCTTGAGGATCTATGTATCTCCAGACCCAGATCACGCCTTGAATGGGGCATTCCCCTTCCATTTGATGATAATTATGTAACCTATGTGTGGTCTGACGCGCTGATAAACTATATAAGCGCGATTGGATATCCTGATGATGATAGATTCAGGAAATACTGGCCAGTTTCACAACATATAATTGCTAAGGATATCCTCAAACCTCATGGTATATTCTGGCCTACAATGCTTAAAGCAGCGGGTATTGAGCCATACAAACATCTCAATGTGCATGGTTACTGGAATATGGATGAGGCCAAGATGTCGAAAAGCCTTGGCAATGTGGTGAATCCAAAGGAATTAATAAAAAAATATGGAAATGATCAGATAAGGTATTTCTTCTTAAGGGAAATGACCTTTGGATTGGATGCCAAATTTTCTGAAGAGGCGATTATTAATAGAATCAACTATGATCTGGCCAACGACCTGGGCAACCTGATAAAAAGAACATTTAATATGATAGAAAAATATTTTAATAACCGAATACCTCCCTTTTGTCCCCAATATCCTATGGGCAGGATTCAATTGTCAGAAAATCTGAAGAGTTCAATGAAGGAATATATTAAGAATGTTGAAAAATTTCAATTTAGCATTGGGCTTGAGAGGCTCTGGGAGTTTGTCAGATCCTTAAACAAATATATTGATGAGAATAAGCCGTGGGAATTGGCCAAGGATGAGAAGAGATCTGCCCTCTCTTCAACACTCCGAAACTTGCTAGAATCTATTCACAGCATCTCTATATTGCTATCGCCTGTATGTATAAACATCTCCCCAAAGATTATCGACGCCCTGAATGCAAAAAATGCTAATAGAGACATAAATGAAATTATATCATTGAACCTACTTGAAGATAACCAGGAGATAAAGGATATTGGTGTCCTCTTCCCCCGACATATTAAAGAAAAAAAAGAGAATGTTTCAGATGTTAATGAAGGCCTAATTGATATAAGCGATTTTGAAAAAGTTGACATCAGAGTGGCAAAGATTCTCGAGGCCTCTAAAATCGAGGGATCAGATAATCTGCTTCAGCTAAAGGTTGATTCAGGCCATGACACAAGAACAATAATTGCAGGTATAGCAAAATTTTACTTGCCAGAAAATCTTATTGACAAAAAAATACTACTCGTCGCTAATCTGAAGGTCGCTACCATCTTTAAACGCAAATCCTATGGTATGCTTTTAGCGGCCAGGAATAAAAAGGATAAAAAACCGATACTAATAGAAATTGATGAAAAAATCCCTGTTGGTGCGAGATTATCATAG
- a CDS encoding ParB/RepB/Spo0J family partition protein: protein MAKRVLGKGLGAIISSSTTIVDEFEENILHEGDRIVDIPIDIIKPNPDQPRTYFDEDEIRGLAESIESFGIIQPIIVRKNEEDYYVVAGERRLRAAKLACLDKIRSIIIHAEEEKNLTIALIENIQRKDLDPIEEARAYRVLIDRFNLKQQDIATRVGKERATIANILRLLNLPDEIQQAISDGKISIGHAKVLLSVSAKRQIPLCNEIIRNKLSVRDVERIVENEKGEKNRSNRKSISKDPHIKILEDRLISILGTKVEIKHIGEGGRIEISYYSLDDFDRIMEILDRC from the coding sequence ATGGCTAAAAGGGTTTTGGGAAAGGGACTCGGAGCGATAATATCCAGTTCAACCACGATCGTTGATGAATTTGAGGAGAATATACTCCATGAAGGGGATAGAATTGTAGATATTCCTATTGATATAATTAAACCTAATCCTGATCAACCCAGAACATACTTTGATGAGGATGAGATAAGGGGTTTGGCTGAATCCATAGAGTCTTTTGGAATTATACAACCAATTATAGTCAGGAAGAATGAAGAGGATTACTATGTTGTTGCTGGAGAGAGAAGACTCAGAGCCGCTAAGCTGGCGTGTTTAGATAAGATTAGATCAATTATTATCCATGCTGAGGAGGAGAAAAACCTTACTATTGCCTTGATTGAGAATATACAGAGGAAGGATTTAGATCCCATTGAGGAGGCAAGAGCTTACAGAGTCTTAATTGATAGGTTTAATTTGAAACAGCAGGATATAGCCACAAGGGTGGGAAAGGAAAGGGCTACGATTGCGAATATCCTGAGGTTGTTGAACCTCCCAGATGAGATTCAACAGGCTATCTCAGATGGAAAAATCAGTATTGGTCATGCAAAGGTTTTACTATCTGTATCTGCAAAGAGACAGATCCCACTCTGCAATGAGATAATTAGAAACAAGTTATCCGTAAGGGATGTTGAAAGAATAGTGGAGAATGAAAAGGGTGAGAAGAATAGATCTAACAGGAAATCAATATCTAAGGACCCGCATATTAAAATTTTGGAGGATAGACTTATTTCTATTCTTGGGACTAAGGTGGAGATAAAACACATTGGCGAGGGAGGACGAATAGAGATAAGTTATTATTCGCTGGATGATTTTGATAGGATAATGGAGATTTTAGATAGATGTTAA
- a CDS encoding AAA family ATPase — MGRVISVSNQKGGVGKTTTSINLSAFLAEKGQRVLIIDIDPQANAGYGLGINTKELDTTIYDVLIGQVQIEDAIVKSGIENLYIIPSNIDLSGAQIELLNEKNREFILKRAISRIKHDFDIFFIDCPPSLGILTINSLVAADSVLIPLQCEYYALEGLGQLLKVIAIVQENLNKKLRLEGVILTMYDSRTNLSQQVVSDVRKHFRDKVLNTIVPRNVKLSEAPSFGKPIGHYDRKSVGSQSYERLAEEVLRNG, encoded by the coding sequence ATGGGTAGGGTAATATCTGTTTCAAATCAAAAGGGTGGTGTGGGGAAGACGACGACATCAATAAATCTTTCAGCCTTTCTGGCTGAGAAGGGTCAGAGGGTATTGATTATTGACATCGATCCTCAAGCAAATGCTGGTTATGGGCTTGGAATTAACACCAAAGAGTTAGATACCACTATTTATGATGTATTGATAGGGCAGGTTCAAATAGAAGATGCCATAGTAAAGAGTGGAATAGAAAATCTCTATATTATTCCCTCAAATATAGATCTTTCAGGAGCACAGATTGAACTTTTAAATGAAAAGAATCGTGAGTTCATTTTAAAAAGGGCAATAAGTAGGATAAAGCATGACTTTGATATCTTTTTTATAGATTGTCCGCCCTCTTTAGGTATCTTAACAATCAACAGTCTTGTCGCAGCTGATTCAGTTCTTATCCCTTTGCAGTGTGAATACTATGCCCTTGAGGGATTGGGTCAGTTATTGAAGGTTATTGCAATTGTGCAGGAGAATTTGAATAAAAAGCTTAGGTTAGAAGGCGTAATCCTTACTATGTATGATTCGCGAACCAATCTTTCACAACAGGTTGTCTCAGATGTTAGGAAGCATTTCAGAGATAAGGTTTTGAATACAATTGTTCCGAGGAATGTTAAACTCTCTGAAGCCCCATCATTCGGTAAACCGATAGGTCATTATGATAGAAAGAGCGTAGGTAGTCAAAGTTATGAGAGACTTGCTGAAGAGGTATTAAGAAATGGCTAA
- a CDS encoding YfcE family phosphodiesterase produces MKIGLISDTHNNIDITKRAVEVFKERNVDMVIHGGDLTSPRMIDLFKELSCIFILGNGDFEVELINKKSRNLGFAAAQYSCDLKLDNKRLFAMHGNDAKTIKDVIRSGEYDYIIKGHTHCYENYISNNTRVINPGSLQDGKENFIAILNTGDDEVDKIRIEV; encoded by the coding sequence ATGAAAATAGGACTTATATCCGACACACACAACAACATAGACATAACTAAAAGGGCTGTTGAAGTCTTTAAAGAAAGAAACGTTGATATGGTAATTCATGGGGGTGATCTGACCTCTCCAAGGATGATAGACCTTTTCAAGGAGTTGAGTTGTATATTTATTCTTGGCAATGGAGATTTTGAAGTTGAATTGATAAACAAAAAATCCAGGAATCTTGGATTTGCCGCAGCTCAATACTCTTGTGATCTTAAACTAGATAATAAACGATTATTTGCGATGCATGGAAATGATGCCAAAACAATTAAAGACGTTATTCGATCAGGCGAATATGATTATATAATTAAAGGTCATACGCATTGTTATGAAAATTACATATCCAACAATACAAGGGTAATTAATCCTGGCTCATTACAGGATGGAAAAGAAAATTTCATTGCTATTCTAAACACTGGGGATGATGAGGTAGATAAGATTAGAATCGAGGTTTAA
- a CDS encoding metal-dependent transcriptional regulator → MTKNNKNSIYFENTELSSHMEDYLEIIATISRKKKVVRVKDIARGLNIKMPSVTSALNKLMQKGLVNYEKYGFIELTEEGEKLAERVYSRHRLLIDFFNIMLRIDREKADEEACRIEHHLSPLACKQIYKLLEFYKSEKDSNQKWTVELRKNLDERLLSDLKEGDTSTIVNIKGSGTVKKRLHEMGFRKGEQLKIIQYAPLKDPIKIAIKDFYISLRIDEAKLLVVKPLFLKD, encoded by the coding sequence ATGACGAAAAACAACAAAAACAGCATATATTTTGAAAATACAGAACTCTCTTCCCATATGGAAGACTATTTAGAGATAATAGCAACCATCTCTAGAAAGAAAAAAGTTGTAAGAGTTAAGGATATTGCAAGAGGACTGAACATTAAGATGCCCAGCGTAACCTCAGCATTAAACAAGCTTATGCAAAAGGGCCTAGTCAACTATGAGAAGTATGGTTTCATAGAACTTACCGAAGAGGGTGAAAAACTAGCCGAAAGGGTTTATAGCCGCCACAGACTCCTGATCGATTTCTTCAATATTATGTTAAGAATAGATAGAGAGAAGGCTGATGAAGAGGCCTGCCGAATAGAACATCATCTATCTCCATTGGCATGCAAGCAAATATACAAGCTTTTAGAATTTTATAAGTCTGAAAAGGACTCAAATCAAAAATGGACAGTTGAGCTGAGAAAAAACCTCGATGAGAGACTCCTCAGTGATCTGAAAGAGGGAGACACTTCAACTATAGTTAACATTAAAGGCAGTGGAACAGTAAAAAAAAGACTCCACGAAATGGGATTCAGGAAGGGTGAGCAGTTAAAGATCATACAGTATGCACCCCTTAAGGATCCCATTAAGATAGCTATTAAAGACTTTTATATCTCACTAAGAATCGATGAAGCTAAACTATTGGTAGTTAAACCACTTTTTTTAAAGGATTAG
- a CDS encoding polymer-forming cytoskeletal protein translates to MAKTYKQIEDHIVNSIIGEGSEFRGEFTINGLLRIDGKFKGTIETDGKVLIGQTGEAITDIKARIVIVGGIVRGNIFATERVIMLSSGQIKGNIITPSIIMEEGVVFDGNCTINERIDDI, encoded by the coding sequence ATGGCAAAGACATATAAACAAATTGAAGATCACATAGTGAATAGCATCATTGGTGAAGGATCTGAATTCAGGGGAGAATTCACTATAAATGGACTCTTAAGAATAGACGGAAAATTCAAGGGCACCATTGAAACCGATGGTAAGGTATTGATTGGGCAAACAGGTGAGGCGATAACAGATATAAAAGCACGGATTGTGATTGTAGGAGGCATTGTCAGGGGGAATATCTTTGCTACTGAAAGGGTTATTATGTTGTCATCAGGGCAAATAAAGGGAAACATAATAACGCCAAGTATCATTATGGAAGAGGGAGTCGTCTTTGATGGCAACTGCACAATAAATGAAAGGATTGATGACATATGA
- a CDS encoding DUF327 family protein — MINITSTNPKKNENTKIKTKKHSQQIKHKEATFKSALQSTFSSNFQGTIEDLLNDLREEEKRFIDNQSLNNLERYKGIVQQILKKILDKGFDTKTLRSCKRDRADFIIVQEINSQLIQISSAITHRTNSAFNLLKKIEEVRGLIFDLLY, encoded by the coding sequence ATGATTAATATTACATCAACAAACCCCAAAAAGAATGAGAATACGAAGATAAAAACCAAAAAGCATTCCCAGCAGATAAAACATAAGGAAGCAACATTCAAATCGGCCTTACAGAGTACATTCTCATCTAATTTTCAGGGTACCATTGAAGATCTTCTAAATGATCTGAGAGAAGAAGAAAAGCGCTTTATAGATAATCAATCGCTAAACAACCTAGAGAGATATAAAGGAATAGTACAACAGATCCTGAAAAAAATCCTTGATAAGGGCTTTGATACTAAGACCCTGAGGAGTTGTAAAAGGGATAGAGCTGATTTCATTATAGTTCAGGAGATCAATTCACAATTAATCCAAATATCATCAGCTATAACTCATCGGACAAACAGCGCCTTCAACCTGTTAAAGAAAATTGAAGAGGTACGTGGACTTATATTTGATCTCTTATATTGA
- the ricT gene encoding regulatory iron-sulfur-containing complex subunit RicT has protein sequence MFVTGVRLRNCYQICYVETENSTVKIGCNYIIETEHGIDIGRICKCPCHIKDNDIEKNGRLIRESTHDDNMILPDIQNIEGKAFHLCKEKARQRQLDMKLISVKCLFDKTKIIFYFVSENRVDFRELVKDLAAVCKTRIEMRQIGVRDEARLIGGFGPCGREFCCVHLQEGFAPVSIKMAKEQNINLNSQKISGMCGRLLCCLGYEYDVYKELNQDIPPQGTRVMLGDKFYVIEFIDTLKRHVGIRYENSFIEISIDDIVYKGNKYHINPDVIQSDSNIQDGVDS, from the coding sequence ATGTTTGTCACTGGTGTAAGGCTGAGAAATTGTTATCAAATATGCTATGTGGAGACAGAGAATTCAACTGTAAAAATAGGATGTAATTACATTATAGAGACTGAACATGGAATTGATATTGGAAGAATCTGCAAATGTCCATGTCATATAAAAGACAATGATATTGAAAAGAATGGCAGACTAATCCGAGAATCAACTCATGATGATAATATGATTCTACCTGATATTCAAAACATTGAGGGGAAGGCCTTTCATCTCTGCAAAGAGAAGGCAAGGCAAAGGCAATTAGATATGAAACTGATATCAGTAAAATGCCTTTTTGATAAGACCAAGATCATTTTCTATTTTGTTTCTGAGAACAGGGTTGATTTCAGGGAGCTTGTGAAGGATTTAGCTGCTGTTTGCAAAACAAGAATTGAGATGAGACAAATAGGAGTAAGGGATGAAGCAAGACTGATTGGAGGATTCGGCCCCTGTGGAAGAGAATTCTGTTGTGTTCATCTGCAGGAAGGATTTGCCCCGGTTTCAATAAAAATGGCAAAGGAACAGAATATAAACCTCAATTCACAAAAGATTTCTGGGATGTGCGGTCGACTTTTATGTTGCCTTGGCTATGAATATGATGTCTACAAAGAACTTAATCAGGATATACCCCCTCAAGGCACAAGGGTTATGCTAGGTGATAAATTCTATGTAATAGAGTTTATTGATACATTAAAGAGACATGTTGGAATAAGATATGAGAACTCCTTTATTGAAATTTCCATCGATGACATTGTGTATAAAGGCAATAAATACCATATTAATCCAGATGTAATACAGAGCGACTCTAATATACAAGATGGAGTCGATTCATAA
- the feoB gene encoding ferrous iron transport protein B, with protein sequence MGNKNIVVGLLGNPNSGKTTIFNALTGARQKVANWSGVTVEKREGVLHHNGYTIKVVDLPGTYSLTSYSIEEIITRDFIINEHHDAIINIVDAGNIERNMYLTTQLIEMGTRVVVALNMYDEAISKGLDIDADKLGTLLGMPIIKTVGTRSTGIEELKDAVIRVAERKSLKTRHIHVNYGSDVEKEIQNIQQTIWRVKKIGETYSTRWLAIRLLERDNDVQRKLADYPNYEDILDQAEKSSKGLEDKFKDEIETIFTELRYGFISGAIKESVQESHVKRTDISEAIDRIIINKYLAFPILIIFMCALFQLTFTLGEYPMRLIEKGINIISATIGEYLPNGQLKRMIIDGIIGGVGGVIVFLPNILILFMGISFMEDTGYMARAAFKMDKIMHKLGLHGKSFISLVMGFGCNVPAILATRSLENKQDRILTILINPFMSCSARLPVYILFAGTFFREHAGIIIISLYLIGITLSFLSAKLFKFLFFKGESTPFVMELPPYRMPTLKTTLLHMWDRGSIYLRKVGGIILIFSIIIWILSEYPKSPDIEKKYNNKLSHIDRIFSLDIQKAMDSLSLNSKELDSIKEEHRLARKILIREKKIEEMKYTFIGRFGDIVFPFIKPLGFNWQMGISLSTGFVAKEIVVSTMGVLYHAPDTDADENKYMSLGDILKREEFGITPLIAYTFLLFVLLYIPCLGTVVVIDREAGWPWALFSLFYQIILAWVVCFIFYNTGLLLEF encoded by the coding sequence ATGGGAAACAAGAATATTGTTGTAGGATTATTGGGGAATCCCAACAGCGGCAAAACTACTATTTTTAATGCTCTAACAGGTGCAAGACAAAAGGTTGCTAACTGGAGTGGAGTAACCGTTGAGAAGAGGGAGGGAGTTCTGCATCATAATGGATATACAATTAAAGTGGTTGATCTACCTGGCACATACAGTCTTACCTCCTACAGCATTGAGGAGATAATAACCAGGGATTTTATTATCAATGAGCATCATGATGCAATAATAAATATAGTTGATGCAGGTAATATAGAGCGAAATATGTATCTCACAACACAGCTTATTGAGATGGGCACAAGGGTAGTTGTTGCGCTGAATATGTATGATGAAGCCATATCAAAAGGACTAGATATTGATGCGGACAAGCTGGGAACACTCTTAGGAATGCCGATCATTAAGACTGTTGGAACACGATCAACCGGGATTGAAGAACTAAAAGATGCCGTAATACGAGTTGCTGAAAGGAAAAGCTTAAAGACTAGACACATTCATGTTAATTATGGATCGGATGTTGAAAAGGAGATACAAAACATACAACAGACGATATGGAGGGTAAAGAAGATAGGGGAGACATATTCCACCCGCTGGCTCGCAATAAGACTTTTGGAAAGGGACAATGATGTCCAAAGAAAGCTTGCAGATTATCCAAATTATGAAGATATATTAGACCAGGCTGAGAAGAGCAGCAAAGGGTTAGAGGATAAATTTAAAGACGAAATCGAAACTATATTCACAGAGCTGAGATATGGTTTCATCTCTGGCGCTATTAAGGAATCAGTACAGGAATCGCACGTTAAACGAACAGATATATCTGAGGCTATTGATAGGATAATAATAAACAAATACCTCGCCTTCCCCATCCTAATAATATTTATGTGTGCCCTTTTTCAGCTCACCTTCACACTGGGCGAATATCCTATGAGACTTATCGAAAAAGGGATAAACATTATCAGCGCGACAATTGGGGAATACCTTCCTAATGGCCAACTGAAAAGGATGATAATCGATGGTATCATTGGAGGAGTTGGTGGGGTTATTGTGTTCCTTCCCAACATCCTTATCCTCTTTATGGGAATCAGTTTTATGGAAGACACCGGGTATATGGCAAGAGCAGCCTTTAAAATGGATAAGATTATGCATAAACTGGGGCTACACGGCAAATCATTCATCTCACTTGTCATGGGATTCGGCTGCAATGTGCCGGCTATTCTGGCGACTCGATCATTGGAGAACAAGCAGGACAGAATTCTTACAATATTGATAAATCCCTTTATGAGTTGCTCAGCAAGGCTGCCAGTCTATATTCTATTTGCTGGCACATTTTTTAGAGAACACGCCGGGATTATCATTATTTCTCTGTATCTAATAGGAATTACCCTCTCTTTTTTATCAGCAAAGCTATTTAAATTCCTATTTTTTAAGGGTGAATCCACTCCCTTTGTAATGGAATTGCCACCCTACAGAATGCCAACACTCAAGACAACCCTCCTACATATGTGGGATAGGGGATCGATTTATCTCAGAAAAGTAGGCGGCATAATACTTATATTTTCCATTATCATCTGGATATTGAGTGAATATCCAAAATCACCTGATATTGAAAAAAAATACAATAACAAGCTATCCCATATAGACAGGATATTCTCTCTGGATATTCAAAAAGCTATGGATTCCCTCAGCCTAAATTCCAAAGAATTAGATTCAATAAAAGAAGAACATAGACTTGCCAGAAAAATCCTGATTCGAGAAAAAAAAATTGAGGAAATGAAATACACATTTATTGGCAGATTTGGTGATATAGTCTTCCCTTTTATCAAACCACTCGGGTTCAACTGGCAGATGGGAATTTCTCTCTCAACTGGATTTGTAGCAAAGGAGATAGTAGTTAGCACTATGGGAGTACTCTACCATGCCCCTGATACAGATGCTGATGAAAACAAATATATGTCTTTAGGTGACATACTCAAGAGGGAGGAATTTGGGATTACCCCATTGATTGCCTACACATTTTTATTATTTGTACTACTCTATATACCATGTCTTGGAACTGTTGTTGTTATAGATAGAGAGGCAGGTTGGCCTTGGGCCTTATTTTCATTATTTTACCAGATCATTTTGGCATGGGTTGTATGTTTTATATTTTATAATACAGGTCTTTTACTCGAATTTTGA